From the Chiroxiphia lanceolata isolate bChiLan1 chromosome 6, bChiLan1.pri, whole genome shotgun sequence genome, the window CACCCTGTTCCCGCAGGGAATCAGCTCAGCCAGGCTGTGATCCGGCAGTACTACAACCCCCCTGACGTGGATGCACTGTTTGGGGCCATCCCCAGCCCCAAGCTGGAGCACATCTTCTACAAGAGCAAGCCCCGCTACTTCAAGCGCACCAGTTCGGCCGTGTGGCACTCGCCGCCCACCGCGGGGGCCAAGCCAGGCCTGGGGCTGCCCTGCGGCCTCAAGAAGCCCTGAGGTGAGCTCAGGTGTGCAGCAGGTAGGATTTCCTGTCTCCAGGTGAGGAAGGAGTCACTGTTCACTTGAAATATTTAGGTTTTAGTGTGTAATAAATGGCAGCTCTTCCCGGGTTCCTGCGCCTCGGTTGGCGAGGCTGGTTTCTGTCAGGCCAAGCTACAAAGTGCTGCCTAGGGAATTGCCTCTCTCTTACTCTCAGCTTGGAGCTGGCACGGACTCGGACCTTTAGTGGGTGATGGACATCACCTGAAGCTGTGGGATCCCCCCTCTCAGCGGAGCAGGCCTGGCAGTACCTGCCAGCAGTTGTACTTCTGTGCTGGCCTCGAGGCCAGTGACAATCAGGGACCATTGCACACGCCTGGGCACATCTGGCCTGCTCCACTGCTCTTCTCAGGAAGGTGTTCCCAGGTGTTGCTCTTCATCTCCTGCAATCCCAAAAGGATTCGTTACTCCCTTTCCCACCTGTGTGGTCGTGTCCATCAGCCAGGCCGAGGCTGACATTGGCACAGCTCGAGCTGGAACACACTGAGGGCCTCAccttccttcagctgcagagagacATGACTCCAGATGTGACTGtgtccccagggacccccaagtGCTCTGGGCCTTGTTAGGAGAAATCGTGCAAAGGTTCTGgcagttttgtttctcattgAAATTCCACCTCTGTGGCCAGATGGGATTGAGAGGATGTTTAACCCTAATCCCTTGGCTGTGGTTCAGTATCAGCTGGTTGTGTCTCTTGGCCTGTTTAGCACTTCCTGTTCAGTCAGTCACTGTCAAACGGACCCTggccaacccaaaccaaaattccagctcagcattcccattccctgtaAAACCCATGTAAGGACTGTGCCCTGTGTGAGGGGCCCTCAGCCTGTCCGCGTGCCCATCTGTGTGTCTGTATCCAATGCCCTGTTTGCCAGCAAATGTGCTCAAAACTGTGGGGggttttatatgtaaatatgttGGTGTCTGTGCTTCTGGGGCTGCCTTGTAAATCCAGGTCTGGCTATCGGTGTCTGTATCCATGAGGTGCTTTTGTGCTTCCATGGCTGCTCTGTGGATCCAGGTCTGTATCTGCGTGACCACAATTTCTTGTCCAAAAGCTGCTGACCTGGCCAAATGCTGTTGGATAAAGTGACTTCAgtctccagctctgggctcctcgCAGCTTTTTGTGAGAAATGGAGGGTTTGAGGACTGTCCCTTTGGGTTGCTTTGTGCTGGTTCCTTGAGGCAGGAAATGTCCTGTTAGGGAAGAACTTCCCAACTCTGGTGGAAAATCTGTGTCCCTGGGTGTTCCCCAGCACTTTGTAGCAACCACAGAGGGTTTTGGTCCCTGAGTTTTAAGGTTTGGGGCCCTCATGGCTGTGGGTCCCTTGGGGACATCACTGAGTGCCCAgcccctgtccctgagctgtcaCCCTGGCTGGAGGTGGGATCCCCTGTGTGCGTGGTCAGATCCTGCCCCCCAGGCACAGACAGGGACACAACACTCAGCTCACACATCATTTATTTAGTGACAAAGGGCACAAGGGGATGTCACCAAGGTGAGGGGATGACACTGTGTCACAGGGGCTGTGGGTGTCAGCACACACTGAGGGTGTCACTGGGGTGGGGAGGCAATAGGGGTGTGGTTTGATGACACGGGGTGACCTGGCATGGGGATAGGGGGTATCCCTTCACGTTGCCATGTGTGGGGACATGGGATGTCCTTGTGTGCTGCCACGTTGGGAAGGAGACAGCACAGCACCTGTGGGGACTCGCAGGGTAGACGTGTGTCCCCAGAGATGTAGCAGGACAtgtccctgctgggctctgccgCACGGTGACACAGGTAGGGCGGGTCCCTGTCCCTCGTCCCCGCGCGCTACCCGCGCTCGCAGATGAGCTCCACGACGCTGTGCTCCATGGGCACGGGGTCCAGGCAGCGGTGGGCAGCGCTGGCAGCCACCTCGtccagcagcccctgcaccACGCGCTCGTCGGAGGCGAAGCGCCACAGGTAGAGCTGCAGGTAGTGCCCGTCCACCTGCACCTGCTGCAGCCCGAAGCGCCCCAGCGTGCGCAGCCGCACGCACTCCAGCAGCGTCTTCAGGCTGATCTTGATGATCCCCGTCAGCACCGACACCTGTGTGGGCACAGCGGGCAATGGGGTGGCATCCTCAGGGGCATGGGGAGACCCCTGGCCTGGCTGACGCTCCCCAGGAACTCCTGAGCCTGGGGACATGTGGCACATGGGCACCCTTGGCCTGGTCACCCCTGAGCAGTGACACCTAGAACAGGGGACAGTCAGCTCCTGAGCACCCCCCAGGCCCCAACACCTGTGTcatggggacaccagggacagGTGACAGTGGGAAGGTGGGCAGTTTAGGGCTCCTGTTTAGGGACATGGGTGGCCTCACCTTGTTGAACTCGACAGGGCTGAAGATGTCAATGCGCTCTGAGAAAAGCTTCTGGATGTTGCTGAGCAGGTGGGTGTCCATGGgagcactggggacagggagtcAGGGACAGTCAGGGACTTGAGAGAGCCAGGGATGTGAGGATAGGGACACAGGGACCATCAGGGGCCATGAAGATGGTGAGAGAATGTAGGGGTGGTTTGGGGACAGAAAGGCAGGGAAATGTGGGGATGGTCACAGGACACGGAGGGACAAGACAACTGTGGGACACAAGGGATATGGGGATCACCAGGGGATAGTGGGACAGCTGGGGGGAACATGGGGATTGTTGGGATAAACAGGGATCATCATTAGGACAgtttggggacatggggacagccAAGGGCTGTCAGGTGGATATTAGGACAGTCTAGGGGTGTGAAGCGAGTGCCAGGGAAGATGCGATGGGTACTGCAGGAGCGGCAAAGGGGGTGCCAGGGCTGACCTGGGGGTGTAGCTCGGGGCATAGCGGCCGGGTGCCCGCGAGCTGCTGTAGACGGAGAAGGCACGTCGGCTGGAATCGCTGCTCTGCGCCCGCCGTACTCCCTCCTCAAAGAGCTGCCCCACCTGTGTGTGGCACCACACCCTCAGCACTCCAAACCCCctgctgggacccccccaaaccacccagCATCCCTCAAACCCTCTGCGACCCTCCCAAAACCTGGGATCCCCAAAGATTCTCAAGGACCAGACTGAGACCTCGGGCAAACCCTCTGGACGCTTCAGGGACTTCAGCTCCCCCCCTACCCAGACCCTCTGGAACATCTGGAAGCTGCTGACAACTTCCCACCAAAGGGACCATCCCAAAGCCCTCAAGGACGTTATGGGGACCGCGGGGACCCGTCCAGGGGCCACCAGCCCGACCTGGACATCGATGGCGGTGATGTCCTCCACCACGCGCTTCATGACGGCGCGGACGTTGCGGGGCTCGACGGTGCCCAGCCAGTCGCGCGTCTCGACGCTCTTGCGCAGCATCTGCGCCACGGCCGCGCCCTGCACCTGCACGTAGTGGTCCAGCAGCCGCtgcgccgccgcccgcgcctCCGCACACAGCGCCGGCCCCGGGGTCACCGCCGGGCCCGAGTCCTGGGGGCACAGCGACAGGTAGGAACGGCCCCCGCAcctcccctgccagccccgtgtgctgcagcagcatcgCTGCCCCTGTCGCGTTCGTGGGGCATCGGGGGCACCCTGGGGCATGCAGAACCCCCTTGGGGACATCCCGAGGTGCTCCTTTAGGGATGTTTGGGAGACACCGCACAGGTCAGGACCCTCCTGTCTCCACGGGCAGTGCCATCCCCGGGGTCACCTCCTGGATGGACACAGGTGATGGCAGGGAACACGGAGGGTGTCTTGGGGATGTCCTGAGATCCCTCGGGGATATTTGGAGGTACATAAAGACAAAAGGGAAGATCCCAAAACCCCCACACAGGGCACTGTCCCCATCACCATCCCCTGGGTGGGCACGGGGCCACCTGAGGTCACATAGGGGCTATTTTGGGGCTAATCAGAGCATTTTGGGTCTACTCAGGGCTGTTTTTGGGGACAGAGACAGAAGGAAGGTGCCCATGCTGTGGTGCCTGGAGGGCTACAGAGCCAATCTGTGACATCTTGGGGACATTCAGAGTCCTCTTAGGGACATTCTGGGCTCACCTGGGGCGGGAACTGCTCGTCGGTGAGGGTGAGGATGTAGCTGATGGTGGAGTTCTCGTAGTCCAGGCAGAGGCGGgcgaggagcagcagcagggctgggggggcagcaggggccCCCCGCTCGGCTGGGCCGTCAGCAAAGCCACGGGCAGTGCGGCACAGCCAGCGCACAAAGGCCACCACCAGCCCCTCACGCACTGCTGCCACGCAGAACTCCCCCTGTGCCACAAATGGAGGGGTCACACTCCAACAAagccccccaaactgccccatGCAGGCTCCAAACCAGTCACTGAGTCACCCCCAGCCTGTTCCACCCCCAAAATGCCCCATGCCAGCCCCAGATTGTTACAGAGACCCTCTGACTACCTTTGGCTCCCCCACCCTGCACCACGGCAGCCCCAAGTCACCCCCCGAAGCACCCCTTCCCGCGGTGCCCCACCTTGAAGTAGGGCAGGCTGGCGAAGGCAACGTCCCTGGCGGTGAAGAGCTGCACGTAGGCCAGCACGGCCTTGAGCTGGCCCAGCACGGAGGCGGccagcgtggccagcaggtcggGCAGGCCGGGCCCCTCCTTGCCGGGGGGCCGCGGCGCTGCCAGCGCCTGGCGCACGTCGCCCAGGCAGCCCAGGAAGAAGGTCTGCAGGGCGCGCAGGTAGCGGTCGACGCGCTCGCGGGCGGCCCGGGCCAccagcgcggcggcggcggcggcgccctcgggcagcagctccagcagcgcCCGCAGCCGGCGGTGGAAGCGGTCCAGCGCCCGCACCAGCAGCGAGGTGTCGCCCAGGCCGCGCTCCAGCGCCAGCCGCCGCTCCAGCAGCTCGAAGTAGCGCGTGGCCAGCGCGGCGGCAAAGGGCTCCAGGCGCCCCGCGTCCCCCCCGAAGAGCGCGCGGTACGAGCCGGCCAGCTGGCACAGCGTGCCCACGAAGGCCGAGCTGCCGCGGTCCACGAAGTCCAGGATGTCGGAGGCGGGTGGCGGCGTGGTGGCGGCGCCGGAGGGGTCGGAGGCGGGCAGCTCGGCCTCCAGCGCGGCCAGCTCGGCCTCCAGGCGCGCGCCCGCCTGGCTCAGGAACTCCTCGCTCAGCTCCTCGGGaggctcctccagctgcagcagcatctccacgCACTCGGTGAGTTCCTTGGGGTCCAGCGTCTCCTCCCTGGGGCGGGCGGGTGGGTGTGGGAGGTTCCGGGGTTAAGGGCGGGCATAGCGGGAAATGGGGAATAAGTGATAAAAGTCATCAGTAGGCCCCAGAGTGAACAGTAGTTGGTCaaaaaataaagggggaaaaccACTTAACAGCACCAGGAAGTTCCAACAGTAACAGAGGTTAACGAGGGACTCCCTGAAGTTCATCAGTAGGCTCTATTTCCAAGGGCTGCCATCAGTAGGCTCAGAGTGaacacccccagaccccaatTTCCTGAGGCTGCCATCAGTAGGCTCCAGAGTAAGCATCCCCAAATCCCCATTTCCCAGCAGTGCCATCAGCAGGCTCCACAGTGaacacccccagacccccattcccagccctcagcaggcTCCAGAGTGagcacccccagacccccattcccagccctcagcaggcTCCAGAGTGAGCACCCCCAggcccccattcccagccctcagcaggcTCCACAGTGGACACCTCCAGGTCCCCATTTCCAGCCCTCAGCAGGCTCCAGAGTGAACACCTCCAgacccccattcccagccctcagcaggcTCCAGAGTGAGCACCCCCAggcccccattcccagccctcagcaggcTCCACAGTGAACACCCCCAggcccccattcccagccctcagcaggcTCCACAGTGAACACCTCCAGGTCCCCATTTCCAGCCCTCAGCAGGCTCCAGAGTGAGCACCCCCAGACTCCCATTCCCAACCCTCAGCAGGCTCCAGAGTGAACACTCCCTggcccccattcccagctctcagcaggCTCCCGAACGGACGTACCGGAGGCGTGCGCGGAGGCGCTGGGCCAGCTCTGCCATGATGGCGTGGCTCTCATCCTCGATGGCACGGAAGGAGGGCAGGTGTCGGTAGTGCCGGAGCACGGCGCGGGCGCGGCCGTAGCAGCGCAGGGCCCGCGCCGGCTCCGTGCCCGCCCAGCGCCGCAGCCGCCCCGGCACCTCCACCAGCGCCTGCAGCTTCCGCAGCAGCGCCTGCACCCCTGGGGAGACACGGGGCTCAGGGAGATGGGGCCAGGAGGGCCGAGTCTGCCCCCCAGGGCCACCCGTCCCCCCGCCCCGTACCGGCCAGCTGGGCGCCGCGGCGGTGCCGGTCCTGCAGCGCGGCGCTGACGCGGGCGCTCGAGGCGCTGATGGCTGCCATGTT encodes:
- the VPS51 gene encoding vacuolar protein sorting-associated protein 51 homolog, which gives rise to MAAVAAGDGAGSGTGGSPEVATGGTGGGGWRRPHGPLQRYYGPSAAEAAEAAPDPTDINGPHFDPEVFMTKVRSECPLGQLLAREAALGREIRALDSDMQTLLYENYNKFISATDTIRKMKVDFRHMEAEMDDLAANMAAISASSARVSAALQDRHRRGAQLAGVQALLRKLQALVEVPGRLRRWAGTEPARALRCYGRARAVLRHYRHLPSFRAIEDESHAIMAELAQRLRARLREETLDPKELTECVEMLLQLEEPPEELSEEFLSQAGARLEAELAALEAELPASDPSGAATTPPPASDILDFVDRGSSAFVGTLCQLAGSYRALFGGDAGRLEPFAAALATRYFELLERRLALERGLGDTSLLVRALDRFHRRLRALLELLPEGAAAAAALVARAARERVDRYLRALQTFFLGCLGDVRQALAAPRPPGKEGPGLPDLLATLAASVLGQLKAVLAYVQLFTARDVAFASLPYFKGEFCVAAVREGLVVAFVRWLCRTARGFADGPAERGAPAAPPALLLLLARLCLDYENSTISYILTLTDEQFPPQDSGPAVTPGPALCAEARAAAQRLLDHYVQVQGAAVAQMLRKSVETRDWLGTVEPRNVRAVMKRVVEDITAIDVQVGQLFEEGVRRAQSSDSSRRAFSVYSSSRAPGRYAPSYTPSAPMDTHLLSNIQKLFSERIDIFSPVEFNKVSVLTGIIKISLKTLLECVRLRTLGRFGLQQVQVDGHYLQLYLWRFASDERVVQGLLDEVAASAAHRCLDPVPMEHSVVELICERG